One window of the bacterium genome contains the following:
- a CDS encoding type IV secretion system DNA-binding domain-containing protein, whose amino-acid sequence MAEEISFFAETNYRGKRVRFGIKQDDRRRHMYLIGKTGMGKTTMLEHMVYSDIANGNGLALVDPHGDFAEKILNYIPSSRINDVIYFNPADVEWPIAFNVMEYVDPKFMPLVASGLIGVFKKIWADSWGPRLEYVLRNAILALLEYPGSTLLGVPRMLIDKTYRAKVVKKITDPVVRSFWVDEFSRYPDKFQTEAISPIQNKIGQFLSSSMVRNIISQTKSSIDLRQVMDGKKILIINLSKGKIGEDYSALIGAMMITKLQLAAMGRVDIPESERSDFYLYVDEFQNFATESFANILSEARKYRLNLIIAHQYIGQLINGQNTVVRDAVFGNVGTIVSFRIGAADAEFLEKEFEPTFMMNDLVNLPKYNVYMKLMIDGMTSEAFSANTLRPLGAESMEENAEKIIKNSRQRYSTPRSIIEEKILRWSEASSVNVANGKDAGNNKAKKFTPSGDFGELNNFQKPRGAENISDRKNSGMPPDGAASSVKKEPLKNIAAGDNKTWYDAVCQKCFKPILVPFKPDPARKTYCRECLRGVRAVLQKDGAGETMKKYTKNIAEDRPEEKSPEKFISLAEVMSARPVNFSAKKEVSVEGTKKTVEKPDEAARAGGKISHSGTIKPREKAKFE is encoded by the coding sequence ATGGCTGAAGAAATTTCATTTTTTGCCGAAACAAATTATCGCGGGAAGAGGGTTAGATTTGGCATCAAGCAGGATGACCGAAGACGTCATATGTATCTTATCGGTAAAACCGGCATGGGCAAGACAACCATGCTTGAGCATATGGTCTATTCCGATATAGCCAACGGCAACGGTTTGGCGTTGGTTGATCCGCATGGCGATTTTGCCGAAAAGATCTTGAATTACATTCCTTCCTCGAGGATCAATGACGTCATTTATTTCAACCCTGCCGACGTAGAGTGGCCGATCGCTTTCAACGTAATGGAGTATGTTGATCCCAAATTTATGCCGCTCGTGGCCTCCGGCCTTATCGGCGTATTTAAGAAAATTTGGGCGGATTCTTGGGGTCCGCGTTTGGAATATGTGCTGAGAAACGCGATTTTGGCGCTTTTAGAATATCCCGGCAGTACGCTTTTGGGCGTGCCGCGCATGCTGATCGATAAAACTTATCGCGCGAAAGTGGTCAAGAAGATCACTGATCCGGTTGTTCGGTCGTTTTGGGTCGATGAATTTTCCCGGTATCCCGACAAATTCCAGACGGAAGCGATCTCGCCGATACAAAACAAGATCGGGCAATTTTTATCAAGTTCGATGGTCCGCAATATTATCAGCCAGACCAAGTCGTCAATTGACCTAAGGCAAGTAATGGATGGCAAGAAAATTCTTATAATCAATTTATCAAAAGGCAAGATCGGCGAAGATTATTCGGCGCTGATCGGCGCGATGATGATCACCAAGCTTCAGCTGGCGGCGATGGGGCGGGTTGATATTCCGGAAAGCGAGCGCAGCGATTTTTATCTTTATGTCGATGAATTTCAGAACTTTGCCACCGAATCTTTTGCCAATATTCTTTCGGAAGCCAGAAAATACCGTCTTAACCTGATCATTGCCCATCAGTATATCGGCCAACTGATCAACGGACAGAACACAGTGGTGCGCGACGCGGTTTTTGGCAATGTGGGAACTATCGTTTCTTTCAGGATAGGCGCCGCGGACGCGGAATTCTTGGAAAAAGAATTTGAGCCTACATTTATGATGAACGATCTGGTGAATTTGCCGAAGTATAATGTCTATATGAAGTTGATGATAGACGGCATGACCAGCGAGGCTTTTTCCGCCAATACCTTGCGTCCTTTGGGCGCTGAATCAATGGAGGAGAACGCGGAAAAAATAATCAAGAATTCCCGCCAGAGATATTCCACACCCAGGAGTATTATCGAGGAAAAGATCCTGAGATGGAGCGAGGCGTCGAGCGTTAATGTGGCAAACGGAAAAGACGCGGGCAACAATAAAGCGAAAAAATTCACCCCAAGCGGAGATTTTGGAGAGCTGAATAATTTTCAAAAACCGCGCGGCGCGGAAAATATATCCGATAGAAAAAATTCAGGAATGCCTCCGGACGGCGCGGCGTCGAGCGTAAAAAAAGAACCGCTGAAGAATATTGCGGCGGGAGATAATAAAACTTGGTATGACGCGGTTTGCCAGAAATGTTTTAAGCCGATATTGGTGCCTTTTAAGCCGGATCCGGCCAGGAAAACTTATTGCCGGGAATGCTTGAGGGGAGTGCGGGCGGTTTTGCAAAAAGACGGCGCGGGAGAAACAATGAAAAAATATACAAAAAATATTGCGGAAGATCGGCCGGAAGAAAAAAGTCCTGAAAAATTTATTTCACTGGCGGAAGTGATGAGCGCCAGGCCGGTTAATTTTTCCGCCAAAAAAGAAGTTTCTGTTGAAGGGACAAAAAAAACGGTTGAAAAACCGGATGAAGCGGCGCGAGCCGGGGGAAAAATTTCTCACTCCGGAACGATCAAGCCGCGGGAAAAAGCGAAATTTGAATAA
- the secA gene encoding preprotein translocase subunit SecA, producing the protein MSILSLIFGDANAKYLKNLEPVINEINELEEGFKKLSPEELKAKTAEFKARLAEGKTLDDILPEAFAAVRESARRAIGQRHFDVQLIGGIVLHEGKIAEMKTGEGKTLVATLPLYLNALEGKGSHLITVNDYLARRDVNWMGPIFHALGLSIACINHDVSYIFNPKSAADKNEVTIEIENLQAISRQAAYGADILYGTNNEFGFDYLRDNMVWDKKQMAQRPLNYAIVDEVDNILIDEARTPLIISSPDEESAKLYERFSGFIPKLKEDKDYIIDHKMRSAALTEEGIDKVEKELGVGNIYQEGKMSYVHHLEQALKAETLFKRDKDYVVKNGEVIIVDDFTGRLMTGRRYSGGLHQAIEAKEGVPVQKESKTMATITFQNYFRLYKKLAGMTGTAASSAEEFHKVYKLDVIIIPTNKKTIRIDLEDQVYKTGDGKYRAVIKEIKERCKKGQPVLVGTIAIEKSEVLSAMLAREGLPHEVLNAKNHEREALIIANAGQKGAITIATNMAGRGTDIKLGEGVADLGGLHIIGTERHEARRIDDQLRGRAGRQGDPGSSQFFVSLEDELMRILGSERIKSLMTTLGVDEDQPIENPIISRSIGMAQEKIEGHNFDLRKHILDYDDVMNKHREIIYAMRRKFLNDDDKSLVRKEILRILELEIEKIITYHTNGSPSAWDSKEIFEAINLIFPLGTEAKEKIEEISKSYSDDEKMRQEINNYFLDLLIKYYNKRESEAGADTMRQIERMVSLRTIDIIWVDHLVLMEHLRDSVGLRGYGQKDPLVEYKKEGHLMFQKLLAAINSEIANTVFKVAIAPPAPSPMPIILGPQGGESGPFVSPPSNLGNAAKNISKKSTVPGDVGRNDACPCGSGKKYKKCCGKNI; encoded by the coding sequence ATGTCAATATTGTCTTTAATTTTCGGCGATGCCAACGCGAAATATTTAAAAAATCTTGAACCGGTTATCAACGAGATCAATGAGCTGGAAGAAGGCTTTAAGAAGCTGAGTCCGGAAGAATTGAAAGCCAAAACCGCGGAATTCAAGGCCAGGCTTGCGGAAGGAAAAACTCTGGATGATATTCTGCCTGAGGCTTTTGCCGCTGTCCGCGAATCAGCCAGGCGCGCGATCGGACAGAGGCATTTTGATGTTCAATTGATCGGAGGCATTGTGCTTCACGAGGGGAAGATCGCGGAAATGAAAACCGGCGAAGGAAAAACCCTAGTGGCTACCTTGCCGCTTTATCTTAATGCGCTTGAGGGCAAAGGCAGCCACTTGATCACGGTGAATGATTATCTGGCCCGCCGCGACGTAAACTGGATGGGTCCGATCTTTCACGCGCTTGGACTTTCGATCGCTTGCATCAATCACGATGTGTCTTATATTTTTAATCCCAAAAGCGCGGCGGACAAAAATGAAGTGACGATAGAAATTGAAAACTTGCAAGCTATCAGCCGGCAAGCGGCTTATGGCGCGGATATTTTATACGGGACGAACAATGAATTCGGTTTTGATTATTTGCGCGACAATATGGTTTGGGATAAAAAACAGATGGCGCAGCGCCCGCTTAATTATGCGATCGTCGATGAGGTTGATAATATTTTGATCGACGAGGCCCGCACTCCTTTGATCATTTCTTCTCCTGATGAAGAGTCGGCCAAGCTATATGAAAGATTTTCCGGTTTTATTCCGAAGCTTAAAGAAGACAAAGATTATATTATCGATCACAAGATGCGTTCGGCGGCTTTGACCGAAGAAGGAATTGATAAAGTTGAAAAAGAACTGGGCGTGGGAAATATTTATCAGGAAGGCAAGATGAGTTATGTTCATCATTTGGAACAGGCGCTGAAAGCCGAGACGCTTTTTAAGCGCGATAAAGATTATGTGGTAAAAAACGGCGAAGTGATCATCGTTGATGATTTTACCGGACGGCTTATGACAGGCCGGAGATATTCGGGCGGTTTGCATCAGGCGATCGAAGCCAAGGAAGGCGTGCCGGTCCAGAAAGAATCAAAAACAATGGCGACGATCACTTTTCAGAATTATTTCCGACTATACAAGAAATTAGCCGGTATGACCGGAACTGCGGCTTCCAGCGCGGAAGAATTCCACAAAGTTTATAAGCTGGATGTGATCATTATTCCCACCAACAAGAAAACGATCCGCATCGATTTGGAAGATCAGGTTTACAAGACCGGGGATGGAAAATATCGGGCGGTGATAAAAGAGATAAAAGAGCGCTGCAAAAAAGGCCAGCCGGTGCTGGTCGGTACGATCGCGATCGAGAAATCGGAAGTTCTGAGCGCGATGCTTGCGAGGGAAGGGTTGCCTCATGAAGTTTTAAACGCGAAGAATCACGAACGGGAAGCGCTGATCATTGCCAATGCGGGTCAAAAAGGAGCGATCACGATTGCCACTAATATGGCAGGCAGAGGAACGGATATCAAGCTTGGCGAGGGTGTGGCGGATCTGGGAGGATTGCATATTATCGGCACGGAGCGGCATGAAGCGCGCCGCATAGACGATCAGTTGCGCGGCAGGGCAGGGCGGCAGGGCGATCCGGGCTCCAGCCAGTTTTTCGTTTCGCTGGAAGACGAGCTAATGCGCATTTTGGGTTCGGAAAGAATAAAATCCCTGATGACCACTTTGGGCGTGGATGAAGATCAACCGATTGAAAACCCGATAATTTCCCGGTCTATTGGAATGGCGCAAGAAAAGATCGAAGGGCATAACTTTGATTTGAGAAAACATATTTTGGATTACGACGACGTAATGAACAAGCATCGGGAAATAATTTATGCTATGCGCCGGAAGTTTTTGAACGATGATGACAAAAGCCTTGTCAGGAAAGAGATTCTTAGAATTTTGGAACTGGAAATAGAAAAGATCATCACGTATCATACCAATGGCAGTCCAAGCGCTTGGGACAGCAAAGAAATTTTTGAAGCGATAAATTTAATTTTTCCATTGGGAACCGAAGCTAAAGAAAAAATAGAAGAAATTTCCAAAAGCTATTCCGATGATGAAAAAATGCGTCAAGAAATAAATAATTATTTTTTAGATCTTTTGATAAAATATTACAATAAGCGTGAAAGCGAAGCGGGAGCGGATACGATGCGGCAGATCGAGCGGATGGTGAGCCTCCGCACGATTGATATAATTTGGGTTGATCATTTGGTGCTGATGGAACACTTGAGAGATAGCGTGGGACTTAGAGGTTATGGACAGAAAGATCCTTTGGTTGAATATAAAAAGGAAGGGCATTTGATGTTCCAAAAATTATTGGCGGCGATAAATTCGGAAATTGCCAATACTGTATTTAAGGTGGCGATCGCGCCGCCGGCGCCGAGCCCAATGCCGATCATTTTGGGGCCGCAAGGCGGCGAGTCAGGGCCTTTTGTTTCGCCTCCTTCCAATCTTGGGAACGCGGCCAAAAATATTTCTAAAAAATCCACCGTGCCGGGCGATGTCGGACGAAATGACGCCTGTCCGTGCGGAAGCGGGAAGAAATATAAAAAATGTTGTGGTAAGAATATATAA
- a CDS encoding saccharopine dehydrogenase NADP-binding domain-containing protein: MKRKFNHKILIIGYGSVSQCTLPVLLDKIDIPLKDITILDFEDKAKALKKYTDQGLKFVREKITPENLGQVLAEQVDSGGLLIDLAWNIGANDIIGWCHDHNVLYINTSVELWDPLKGMFTKNPFEKSLYWRQMQLRDLSRDWKNAPTAVIEHGANPGLISHFVKQGLLDIAARVIADKKFTPKDEEELGHYAQEKDFAKLARKLGVKVIHCSERDTQITNRPKEVNEFVGTWSIEGLREEGTAPSEMGWGTHERKLPALANIPPYGPKNQIFLSQMGINTWVRSWIPDEEIVGMAIRHGEAFGLSDFLTVWENGKAVYRPTVHYAYMPCHETLSSLCELRGRNYELQPKIRIMGNEITKGADTLGALLMGHPYNSWWTGSSLDINEARILAPGQNATTLQVAAGIIAAVLWMIENPLKGINSPDGLPHDAVLKFAKPYLGKFISTPSDWTPLKNRKIFFKENPASKVNSDPWQFENFLFVD; encoded by the coding sequence ATGAAAAGAAAATTTAATCATAAGATTTTAATTATCGGTTATGGCTCGGTCTCGCAATGCACGCTTCCTGTTTTGCTGGACAAGATCGATATTCCTTTAAAAGATATTACCATTTTGGATTTTGAAGATAAGGCAAAGGCTTTGAAAAAATATACTGATCAGGGTTTAAAATTTGTCAGAGAAAAAATTACTCCGGAAAATCTAGGCCAGGTTTTGGCGGAACAGGTGGATAGCGGCGGGCTCTTGATCGATCTCGCGTGGAATATCGGCGCCAATGATATTATCGGGTGGTGCCATGATCATAATGTTTTATATATCAATACTTCAGTGGAACTTTGGGATCCGCTCAAAGGAATGTTCACGAAAAATCCTTTTGAAAAATCTCTTTATTGGCGGCAAATGCAATTGCGAGATCTTTCTCGTGACTGGAAAAACGCGCCAACCGCCGTCATCGAACATGGCGCCAATCCCGGCCTTATTTCTCATTTTGTCAAGCAGGGCTTGCTGGATATTGCCGCGCGAGTTATCGCCGATAAAAAATTTACTCCAAAAGACGAAGAAGAATTGGGACATTACGCTCAGGAAAAAGATTTTGCCAAACTTGCCAGGAAATTGGGAGTTAAAGTGATCCATTGCAGCGAACGCGACACGCAGATCACTAATCGTCCGAAGGAGGTCAATGAATTTGTCGGCACGTGGAGCATTGAAGGATTGCGGGAAGAGGGAACGGCGCCTTCCGAAATGGGCTGGGGCACGCACGAGCGGAAACTTCCCGCTCTGGCGAACATACCGCCATATGGGCCCAAGAACCAGATCTTTCTTTCTCAAATGGGAATTAATACCTGGGTAAGATCATGGATACCGGACGAAGAAATTGTCGGCATGGCGATCCGCCACGGCGAAGCGTTCGGGCTTTCGGATTTTTTGACGGTTTGGGAAAATGGCAAAGCAGTTTATCGGCCGACCGTGCATTACGCGTATATGCCTTGCCATGAAACGCTTTCTTCGCTTTGTGAATTACGAGGCCGAAATTACGAACTTCAGCCTAAAATTAGAATTATGGGAAATGAAATTACGAAGGGCGCTGATACGCTCGGCGCGCTTCTAATGGGACATCCGTATAATTCCTGGTGGACAGGCAGTTCTTTGGATATTAACGAAGCGAGAATTCTGGCTCCCGGACAAAACGCCACCACTCTTCAGGTGGCGGCCGGCATAATTGCCGCCGTGCTTTGGATGATCGAAAATCCGCTGAAAGGCATTAATTCACCCGATGGCTTGCCTCATGACGCGGTGCTGAAATTTGCCAAGCCGTATCTTGGAAAATTTATTTCTACTCCGTCAGATTGGACGCCGCTAAAAAATCGCAAAATATTTTTCAAAGAAAATCCGGCGTCAAAGGTCAATTCCGACCCTTGGCAGTTTGAAAATTTTCTATTTGTTGATTAA
- a CDS encoding ATPase, T2SS/T4P/T4SS family → MQSELQEKIKKFILDEGIADRKKTEDAFIEAQKTVKKFSDVLIEKKIIPEEKVMKISAYVLGVPFIDLMDEEIPKDVLMVIPEPIAREHSIIAYKKKGNELFVAMLDPEDLQTIEFIKKKTGLKISASLTTRESIKNSLKQYQKSLEAEFDDLINKGSPEGGLKIVEEGGEEQSGDLEKKAYDMPVVKIVDTLLSHAISEGASDIHIEPEEKDVLVRYRVDGVLKKAMILPKTVHQGIIARIKVLANLKLDEHRLPQDGRFKIEGDDYKMAFRVSVLPIFDGEKIVMRLLNENLHGLSLEKIGFWGKAYENLKEEIAKPNGIILVTGPTGSGKTTTLYSILEILNTPDVNINTIEDPVEYRMPHVNQTQVHVKVGLTFASGLRSLLRQDPDIIMVGEIRDEETAEMAIHAALTGHLVLSTLHTNSAVATIPRLIDMKVEPFLIATTINVIIAQRLVRRLCTECRKAYHLDKDTLNNLSKRIDLEKILNVVNKEKIANIKKWENHVFYKPAGCDRCQKEGYKGRVGVYEVFKSNEAIRVLVNKGSNADLIQKQAVEDGMLTMLEDGFVKFVQGITSIEEVLRATQE, encoded by the coding sequence ATGCAATCAGAATTACAGGAAAAAATCAAAAAATTTATTTTAGACGAAGGCATAGCGGATCGGAAGAAAACCGAAGACGCTTTTATTGAAGCGCAAAAAACCGTAAAAAAGTTTAGCGATGTTTTGATCGAGAAAAAGATCATTCCTGAAGAAAAAGTAATGAAGATCAGCGCTTATGTTCTGGGCGTTCCGTTTATTGATCTGATGGACGAAGAGATTCCAAAAGATGTTCTGATGGTAATACCCGAGCCGATCGCCAGAGAGCATAGCATCATAGCTTACAAAAAGAAAGGCAACGAGCTGTTTGTAGCCATGCTTGATCCTGAGGATCTTCAGACGATCGAATTTATTAAGAAAAAAACCGGACTAAAGATTTCCGCCAGCCTTACCACGAGAGAGAGCATTAAAAATAGTCTCAAGCAGTATCAAAAAAGCCTGGAAGCGGAATTCGATGATCTGATTAATAAAGGCTCTCCCGAAGGCGGATTAAAAATTGTTGAAGAGGGAGGAGAAGAACAGTCGGGCGATCTGGAGAAAAAAGCCTATGATATGCCGGTGGTAAAAATTGTCGATACTTTATTAAGCCACGCGATCAGCGAGGGAGCCAGCGATATTCATATTGAGCCGGAAGAAAAGGATGTTTTGGTCCGTTATCGGGTTGACGGCGTTTTAAAAAAAGCCATGATTTTACCTAAAACGGTTCATCAGGGAATTATTGCCAGAATAAAAGTATTGGCAAATCTTAAATTGGATGAACACCGGCTTCCTCAAGACGGAAGATTTAAAATAGAAGGGGATGACTATAAAATGGCATTTCGCGTTTCGGTATTGCCTATTTTTGACGGCGAGAAGATCGTTATGCGCCTTTTAAATGAAAATTTACATGGACTCAGTTTGGAAAAAATAGGCTTTTGGGGAAAAGCTTATGAAAATCTAAAAGAAGAAATTGCCAAGCCCAATGGCATAATTTTGGTGACGGGACCCACAGGAAGCGGGAAAACCACGACGCTTTATTCAATATTGGAAATATTGAATACGCCCGATGTTAATATTAATACCATTGAAGATCCGGTTGAGTATCGGATGCCTCACGTCAATCAAACCCAGGTGCATGTAAAAGTAGGACTGACTTTCGCTTCCGGGCTAAGATCGCTATTGCGCCAAGATCCGGATATTATCATGGTTGGAGAAATTCGAGACGAAGAGACGGCGGAAATGGCTATTCACGCGGCTTTGACCGGACATCTTGTACTTTCGACATTGCATACCAATTCGGCCGTCGCAACAATACCCAGATTGATCGATATGAAAGTAGAACCATTTTTGATCGCTACCACGATAAACGTTATTATCGCCCAGAGATTGGTGCGCCGATTATGCACCGAATGCCGCAAAGCGTATCATTTGGATAAAGATACTTTGAATAATTTATCAAAAAGGATCGACCTGGAAAAGATCCTTAATGTTGTCAATAAAGAAAAAATAGCCAATATTAAAAAATGGGAAAATCACGTATTTTATAAACCGGCTGGGTGCGATCGCTGCCAGAAAGAAGGATACAAAGGGCGGGTCGGGGTTTATGAAGTGTTTAAAAGCAACGAAGCGATCAGAGTTTTGGTTAACAAAGGCTCCAATGCCGATCTTATCCAGAAACAGGCCGTCGAGGATGGTATGCTGACAATGCTTGAGGATGGATTTGTTAAATTTGTCCAAGGAATAACATCCATCGAAGAAGTTTTAAGAGCAACGCAGGAATAA
- a CDS encoding type II secretion system F family protein, whose protein sequence is MPKYSYKAKGKNGEIKAGVLNAADEASLRKKLKETGFALFSLKEEKKSKDIDLEFITKYLGVPQLEIITFVHLLTVMVKAGLSLSKSLDALSRQTTNARFAKIISEVNIDVAKGNSFADSLARHPDVFDELFVNMVRVGELSGTLDTILELSAEQMRKDYELKSRVKGAMMYPAVILLVMLAVGVVVMVYIIPKLTVIFTSMNVDLPLSTKILIGISNLLTKHGLEIFGVVLVLGYFFRMFLRTITGIKIFDKLILKLPVFGDISKKINIARFARTTSSLIKGGVSISTALKTVSKTLSNYYYKESIRIAAEKIEKGDTLKDILEETENLYSPLVLQMIEVGEETGSLDSILMDLAEFYEGEITETTKNLSTIIEPILMVLMGVAVGFFAISMIQPMYSIGDSI, encoded by the coding sequence ATGCCAAAATATTCTTATAAGGCAAAAGGTAAAAATGGAGAAATAAAAGCCGGTGTTTTAAATGCGGCCGATGAAGCGTCTTTGCGCAAAAAGCTTAAAGAAACCGGATTCGCGCTTTTTTCCCTTAAAGAGGAAAAGAAGAGCAAGGATATTGATTTAGAATTTATAACCAAATATCTGGGAGTGCCGCAATTGGAGATCATAACTTTTGTCCATCTTCTGACAGTAATGGTTAAGGCCGGGCTTTCTTTGTCCAAATCGCTTGATGCTTTGAGCCGGCAGACGACCAACGCAAGGTTCGCTAAAATTATCAGCGAGGTAAATATTGACGTGGCTAAGGGCAACAGTTTCGCGGATTCTCTGGCCAGGCATCCGGATGTTTTTGACGAGCTTTTTGTAAATATGGTGCGCGTGGGGGAGTTGAGCGGCACATTGGATACTATTCTTGAACTTTCAGCGGAACAAATGAGAAAAGATTATGAGCTTAAAAGCCGAGTAAAAGGAGCGATGATGTATCCGGCGGTGATATTGCTTGTTATGCTGGCGGTGGGAGTGGTTGTAATGGTTTATATAATTCCAAAATTAACCGTCATCTTCACTTCGATGAATGTTGATCTGCCTCTCTCGACCAAGATTTTGATCGGAATAAGCAACTTGCTCACCAAACACGGACTTGAGATATTTGGCGTAGTTTTGGTGCTCGGTTATTTTTTTAGGATGTTTTTGCGGACAATTACCGGCATTAAAATTTTTGATAAGCTTATTCTGAAATTGCCTGTTTTTGGCGATATTTCCAAAAAAATAAATATTGCGCGCTTTGCCAGGACGACATCTTCTTTGATAAAAGGCGGAGTGTCTATCAGTACCGCTTTGAAAACTGTTTCCAAAACCCTGTCCAATTATTATTACAAAGAATCAATCAGAATCGCTGCCGAGAAAATTGAAAAAGGTGATACTTTGAAAGATATACTGGAAGAAACCGAAAATCTTTATTCTCCTCTGGTGCTCCAGATGATCGAAGTGGGAGAGGAAACCGGATCGCTGGATTCTATTTTGATGGATTTGGCGGAATTTTATGAAGGGGAAATCACTGAAACGACAAAAAATCTATCCACTATCATTGAGCCGATCCTAATGGTGTTAATGGGCGTGGCTGTTGGTTTTTTCGCGATTTCGATGATCCAGCCGATGTATTCAATAGGAGATTCAATATGA
- a CDS encoding type II secretion system protein gives MKKEKGFTLIEVILVVAIMSIVVTVSLSSWRSFSDATNLGNTAKMIETKIKLAKSYSLSALNDTNYGIRFETDKIILFNAGTSTDIEPYNLTDGVEIYNIGLFGGGVDASCNNGIIDIGEIGVDCGGSCIPCSSLVFNRLTGTSNNGSISTRVKNNISKTKTILINSQGQTGTDTFGVSTTPAIVEDTTNNINARHIHFNLSAWSIQEGPPPTVTDLIFKKSDGTAIVGGDISISSSSFSSSMFNWEGTITVDSVVQKLRIHTLDTSGTTLCIMRDRMQNSKSIKIYFKYSGMEKEVVTYTESTDGSGTVTVTPNYTFVDNPILSQ, from the coding sequence ATGAAAAAAGAAAAAGGGTTTACTTTAATTGAAGTTATTCTTGTAGTTGCGATTATGTCGATAGTTGTGACAGTTTCTCTTTCTTCTTGGCGATCTTTTTCTGACGCGACAAATTTAGGTAACACCGCAAAAATGATAGAAACGAAAATTAAGCTGGCAAAAAGTTATTCGCTGAGCGCGTTAAACGATACAAATTACGGCATCCGTTTCGAAACCGATAAAATTATATTATTTAATGCCGGTACAAGCACGGATATCGAGCCTTATAATTTAACTGATGGAGTGGAAATTTATAATATTGGTCTTTTTGGGGGTGGTGTAGATGCATCATGCAATAATGGAATTATAGATATTGGAGAGATTGGAGTAGATTGTGGAGGATCGTGCATACCTTGTTCTTCTTTGGTATTTAATCGTTTGACAGGAACCAGTAATAATGGCTCTATCAGCACTAGAGTTAAAAATAATATTTCTAAGACAAAAACTATTTTAATCAATTCACAAGGTCAAACAGGGACGGATACATTTGGGGTCAGCACTACCCCAGCAATTGTGGAAGACACCACGAATAATATTAATGCCAGACATATTCATTTTAATCTTTCGGCATGGAGCATTCAGGAAGGTCCGCCGCCTACCGTAACAGATTTAATTTTTAAAAAAAGCGATGGTACTGCTATTGTTGGTGGCGATATTAGTATTTCTTCCTCTTCTTTCAGTAGCAGTATGTTTAATTGGGAAGGAACAATTACAGTTGATAGCGTGGTGCAGAAATTAAGAATTCACACCTTGGATACAAGTGGCACCACACTTTGCATAATGCGGGATCGTATGCAAAATAGTAAATCTATTAAAATTTATTTTAAATATAGCGGCATGGAAAAGGAAGTTGTCACTTATACTGAAAGTACTGATGGTAGTGGTACGGTGACAGTAACGCCGAATTATACTTTTGTAGATAATCCAATACTTTCACAGTAA
- a CDS encoding prepilin-type N-terminal cleavage/methylation domain-containing protein, whose amino-acid sequence MISGKNTLKILKNKKGYTLVEMLIYVALLGVITVVIVGVFFVISRTNSRIVSLIEINFNAYSAMERMIYEVSNANNIYLPTSNFTNYNYNAAKGRQFSLVTKQAVSANESIAYFDFYLENDTIFMKQDGVAPVALTSENVKVESVNFYYYKNGTRESIKIDFTVKSGNVLNPDSKINLITTIALRS is encoded by the coding sequence ATGATTAGCGGAAAAAATACATTGAAAATCTTAAAAAACAAAAAAGGATATACGTTGGTGGAAATGCTGATCTATGTCGCGCTTTTGGGGGTTATTACCGTAGTGATCGTGGGGGTTTTTTTCGTGATCAGCCGGACTAATAGCAGAATAGTGTCACTGATCGAAATAAACTTCAATGCTTATTCGGCCATGGAAAGAATGATCTATGAAGTAAGCAATGCCAATAATATCTATCTTCCAACCAGTAATTTCACGAATTATAATTATAACGCGGCAAAAGGAAGGCAGTTTTCCTTAGTGACCAAGCAGGCAGTGTCTGCCAACGAAAGCATCGCTTACTTTGATTTCTATCTGGAGAATGACACTATTTTTATGAAACAAGACGGAGTTGCTCCTGTTGCGCTGACTTCTGAAAATGTAAAAGTGGAAAGTGTTAATTTTTATTATTATAAAAACGGTACGCGTGAGTCGATAAAAATTGATTTTACGGTTAAGTCGGGTAATGTTTTAAATCCCGACTCAAAGATCAATCTTATAACCACTATTGCGCTTCGATCTTAA